A window of Flavobacterium flavigenum contains these coding sequences:
- a CDS encoding PhzF family phenazine biosynthesis protein, with product MSLPFYIVDVFTDKKYAGNQLAVFLDAGNLSLEEMQKIASEINFAESTFVTKLDKENNKADIKIFAPSQEMMFAGHPVIGTSWVLMNKILDNSPVGIKLNVPIGPIEIHQKEDLIWLKSAQPKFWDIFSKEYFTLFTNLKNSDFENQFPIQEVTTGSAFVLVGLSSKRALESLVLDKDKTDEWLKKHCKTTHQALYFYYLEGEKLFSRLMYIEHNQLMEDAATGSASTCLQAYLLKNHKPELELINYQGDYIHRPSQIYFKGKLTGNEFDIKIGGKTRFIAKGQWEV from the coding sequence ATGAGTTTACCTTTTTATATAGTTGATGTTTTTACAGATAAAAAATATGCCGGAAATCAGTTGGCTGTTTTTTTAGATGCCGGAAATCTCAGTTTAGAAGAAATGCAAAAGATCGCAAGTGAAATTAATTTTGCCGAAAGCACTTTTGTTACCAAATTGGATAAAGAAAATAATAAAGCCGATATTAAAATATTTGCACCATCTCAGGAAATGATGTTTGCTGGTCATCCGGTAATTGGAACTTCATGGGTTTTAATGAATAAAATATTAGATAATTCACCAGTTGGAATTAAGCTGAATGTCCCAATTGGGCCAATTGAAATTCATCAGAAAGAAGATTTGATTTGGCTCAAATCTGCACAGCCTAAATTTTGGGATATTTTTTCGAAGGAATATTTTACATTATTCACTAATCTGAAAAATAGCGATTTTGAAAATCAGTTCCCAATTCAGGAAGTGACGACCGGTAGCGCCTTTGTACTGGTTGGATTAAGTAGTAAAAGAGCATTAGAAAGCTTGGTTCTGGATAAAGATAAAACAGATGAATGGCTGAAAAAGCATTGTAAAACAACACATCAGGCTTTATATTTTTATTATCTGGAAGGCGAAAAATTGTTTAGCAGATTGATGTATATAGAACATAATCAACTAATGGAGGATGCGGCTACTGGCAGCGCGAGTACATGCTTGCAGGCTTATCTTTTAAAAAATCATAAACCGGAATTAGAATTAATCAATTATCAGGGGGATTATATACACCGTCCTTCGCAAATTTATTTTAAAGGGAAATTAACCGGAAATGAATTTGATATTAAAATAGGCGGAAAAACCCGGTTTATTGCAAAAGGCCAATGGGAAGTCTGA
- the mdh gene encoding malate dehydrogenase produces MKVTIVGAGNVGATCADVISYRGIASEVVLLDIKEGFAEGKALDIMQCATNTGFNTHVSGVTNDYSKTAGSDVVVITSGIPRKPGMTREELIGINAGIVKTVAENVLKYSPNTIIVMVSNPMDTMTYLALKSTGLPKNRIIGMGGALDSSRFRTYLSLALDKPANDISAMVIGGHGDTTMIPLTRLASYNGIPVTEFLSEDVLQKVAADTMVGGATLTGLLGTSAWYAPGASVAFLVDSILNDQKKMIACSVYVDGEYGQKDICIGVPCIIGKNGVEQILEIHLNEEEKALFAKSADAVRGMNDALKSILV; encoded by the coding sequence ATGAAAGTTACCATTGTAGGAGCAGGAAATGTTGGAGCCACTTGTGCGGATGTTATTTCTTATAGAGGAATAGCCAGCGAAGTAGTATTGTTGGATATTAAAGAAGGTTTTGCCGAAGGTAAGGCGTTGGATATTATGCAATGCGCTACAAACACAGGTTTTAATACGCATGTGTCAGGTGTTACAAACGATTATTCTAAAACAGCAGGAAGTGATGTAGTAGTAATTACATCCGGAATTCCAAGAAAGCCGGGAATGACTCGTGAAGAATTAATTGGTATAAACGCAGGAATTGTAAAAACAGTTGCTGAAAATGTATTGAAATATTCGCCTAATACCATTATCGTTATGGTTTCTAATCCTATGGATACTATGACGTATCTGGCTTTAAAATCTACGGGATTGCCTAAAAACAGAATTATAGGTATGGGCGGAGCATTAGACAGCTCCCGATTCAGAACGTATCTTTCTTTAGCTTTGGATAAACCTGCAAATGATATTTCAGCAATGGTAATTGGCGGTCATGGAGATACAACTATGATTCCGTTAACCCGTCTGGCATCTTATAACGGAATTCCGGTAACTGAATTTCTTTCAGAAGATGTGTTGCAAAAAGTAGCTGCTGATACAATGGTTGGTGGAGCTACTCTTACAGGTCTTTTGGGTACATCGGCATGGTATGCCCCGGGAGCTTCAGTTGCTTTTTTGGTGGATAGTATTTTAAATGATCAGAAAAAAATGATAGCCTGCTCTGTTTATGTAGATGGAGAATACGGGCAAAAAGATATATGTATTGGAGTACCCTGTATAATTGGTAAAAACGGGGTTGAGCAAATTTTAGAAATTCATTTAAACGAAGAAGAAAAAGCTTTGTTTGCTAAAAGCGCAGATGCAGTTAGGGGGATGAATGATGCTCTGAAATCGATTTTAGTATAA
- the gyrB gene encoding DNA topoisomerase (ATP-hydrolyzing) subunit B translates to MSEEIKKNNYSADSIQALEGMEHVRMRPSMYIGDVGVRGLHHLVYEVVDNSIDEAMGGHCDTIGVSINEDGSVTVEDNGRGIPVDLHKKEGVSALEVVMTKIGAGGKFDKDSYKVSGGLHGVGVSVVNALSVHMKSTVFREGKIYEQEYERGKALYPVKQIGETDKRGTRQTFYPDDTIFQQTTEFSYDTLSARMRELSFLNKGITITFTDKREVDEKGEFKSEVFHSTEGLKEYIRYLDGNREPIISHVISMDHDKGEIPVEVALIYNTSYTENIFSYVNNINTHEGGTHLQGFRSGLTRTLKKYADSSGMLDKLKFEIAGDDFREGLTAIISVKVAEPQFEGQTKTKLGNREVVSPVSQAVGEMLENYLEENPNDARVIIQKVILAAQARHAAKKAREMVQRKTVMGGGGLPGKLSDCSEQDPARCEVYLVEGDSAGGTAKQGRDRNFQAILPLRGKILNVEKAMHHKVFENEEIRNIFTALGVTVGTEEDSKALNLSKLRYHKVIIMCDADVDGSHISTLILTFFFRFMKELIEEGHVYIAAPPLYLVKKGNKKEYAWNDVQRDQANERMGGSAAIQRYKGLGEMNAEQLWETTMDPNFRTLRQVNIDSLAEADQVFSMLMGDEVPPRREFIEKNAVYANIDA, encoded by the coding sequence ATGAGCGAAGAAATCAAGAAGAACAATTATTCAGCAGATAGTATTCAGGCATTAGAAGGAATGGAGCATGTAAGAATGCGTCCATCGATGTATATTGGAGATGTAGGGGTTCGAGGGCTTCACCATTTGGTTTACGAAGTTGTGGATAACTCTATTGATGAGGCGATGGGAGGTCATTGCGATACGATTGGTGTCTCAATAAACGAAGACGGTTCTGTAACGGTTGAAGACAACGGTCGTGGTATTCCGGTTGATTTACATAAAAAAGAAGGGGTTTCTGCGCTTGAGGTTGTAATGACAAAAATTGGGGCAGGAGGTAAGTTTGATAAAGATTCTTATAAGGTTTCCGGAGGTCTTCACGGTGTAGGGGTTTCGGTTGTAAATGCGCTTTCTGTTCATATGAAATCTACCGTGTTTAGGGAAGGTAAAATCTACGAGCAGGAATACGAAAGAGGAAAAGCATTATATCCGGTAAAACAAATCGGGGAAACAGATAAGCGAGGTACACGTCAGACTTTTTATCCGGATGATACTATTTTTCAGCAGACTACGGAGTTCTCATATGATACACTTTCAGCTCGTATGCGTGAACTTTCTTTTTTGAATAAAGGGATCACAATTACTTTTACAGACAAAAGAGAGGTTGACGAAAAAGGCGAATTTAAAAGCGAAGTTTTTCATTCTACAGAAGGACTTAAAGAATATATCCGCTATTTAGACGGTAACCGTGAGCCAATTATTTCTCACGTAATCAGCATGGATCACGATAAAGGTGAGATCCCGGTTGAAGTAGCGTTGATTTACAATACAAGTTATACAGAGAATATTTTCTCTTATGTAAACAATATCAATACACATGAAGGTGGTACCCATTTGCAGGGTTTTAGAAGTGGTTTGACAAGAACACTTAAAAAATACGCAGATTCATCCGGAATGCTGGATAAATTGAAATTCGAAATTGCCGGAGATGATTTCCGTGAAGGTCTAACAGCTATTATTTCGGTAAAAGTTGCAGAACCTCAATTTGAAGGACAGACAAAAACCAAACTTGGAAACAGAGAAGTAGTTTCTCCGGTTTCTCAGGCTGTTGGAGAAATGCTTGAGAATTATCTTGAAGAAAATCCAAATGATGCAAGAGTAATTATCCAGAAAGTAATTTTAGCTGCCCAGGCACGTCATGCTGCGAAAAAAGCACGTGAAATGGTTCAGCGTAAAACCGTTATGGGTGGCGGCGGATTGCCAGGGAAATTATCAGATTGTTCTGAGCAGGATCCTGCAAGATGTGAGGTTTATCTTGTCGAGGGAGACTCGGCAGGTGGAACTGCAAAACAAGGTCGTGACCGTAATTTTCAGGCCATTTTGCCATTACGAGGTAAGATTCTGAATGTTGAAAAAGCAATGCATCATAAAGTGTTTGAAAACGAAGAGATTCGTAATATTTTTACAGCACTTGGTGTTACTGTTGGAACAGAAGAGGACAGTAAAGCATTGAATCTTTCTAAGCTACGTTATCATAAAGTAATCATCATGTGTGATGCCGATGTCGATGGTAGTCACATTTCTACCTTAATATTAACGTTCTTCTTCCGCTTCATGAAAGAATTGATTGAAGAAGGTCATGTTTACATTGCAGCTCCACCTTTATATTTAGTTAAAAAAGGAAATAAAAAAGAATACGCGTGGAATGACGTTCAGCGTGATCAGGCGAATGAAAGAATGGGAGGAAGTGCCGCTATTCAGCGTTATAAAGGTCTTGGAGAGATGAATGCAGAGCAATTGTGGGAAACTACAATGGATCCAAATTTCAGAACTCTGCGTCAGGTAAATATTGATAGCCTGGCAGAAGCTGATCAGGTTTTTTCAATGTTAATGGGGGATGAGGTACCACCTCGTAGAGAGTTTATCGAGAAAAATGCCGTTTATGCCAATATTGATGCCTAA
- a CDS encoding TonB-dependent receptor — MKINFQNKTIILILLFVFQFSLAQKKNENIGTETVNVVKPYSPTISDADKVKETPSLDDSGNQPKETIKYSILSVPVASTFTPSKGKAANVEKSKQERLFNNYATVGVGNYSSLNAELFVNQDLGNNDFVSGMLRHHSSQGGIKDVLLNDEFYDTALNVGYGQYNRDMSWNVELGYQNQIYNWYGLPKDFGASLIPQDRLDLIDKINPGHTYNTISLGGNFEFNESVFSKVATKFTHFSDSFSSSENRFYLKPTFKVDVMDQSVNTNVIIDHVSGSFENNYFKTNTDPVKYSLTNFGIEPSFVVNENDWTLELGAGLYYALDSENSGNKFYIYPKVNASYKLVGDLMIFYTGVNGTLTQNSYADFVAENPFLSPTLNMTPSSTQYNVFAGLKGKLANNVNYNLTGSYLNEKNKALFKSNDYTEDFSNESYAYGNSFGVVYEDIRTFRFYGELKADFSENVTFGVNGTFNSYKTDEPLEAWNLPTIKLGSNLDVNITKQWYAGLNVFYVGERKDMQSNLDLVTDPAVVTLKGYFDANAHLGYKFSERLTFFLKLNNIGNQAYEKWLNYPVQGFQVLGGANYKFDF, encoded by the coding sequence ATGAAAATTAATTTCCAGAATAAAACCATCATTTTGATTTTGCTGTTTGTTTTTCAGTTTTCACTTGCCCAAAAGAAAAATGAAAATATTGGAACAGAAACAGTAAACGTAGTTAAACCCTATTCGCCTACTATATCAGATGCTGATAAAGTAAAAGAAACCCCATCGCTTGATGATTCGGGAAATCAGCCAAAAGAAACTATAAAATACAGTATTTTGTCAGTTCCTGTGGCTTCGACTTTTACACCTTCAAAAGGAAAAGCTGCCAACGTAGAAAAATCAAAACAGGAACGTTTGTTTAATAATTATGCGACTGTGGGTGTTGGAAATTACAGTTCGCTTAATGCTGAATTGTTTGTGAATCAGGATTTAGGAAATAATGATTTTGTATCAGGGATGCTTCGCCATCATTCATCGCAAGGCGGAATTAAAGATGTGCTTCTGAATGATGAATTTTATGATACAGCATTAAACGTTGGATATGGTCAATACAACCGGGATATGTCATGGAATGTGGAATTAGGATATCAAAATCAAATTTACAACTGGTACGGACTACCGAAGGATTTTGGAGCATCTTTGATTCCTCAGGATCGTCTTGATTTAATAGATAAAATTAATCCCGGACATACTTACAACACCATTTCATTAGGAGGGAATTTTGAATTCAATGAAAGTGTTTTTAGTAAAGTAGCAACAAAATTTACGCACTTTTCGGATAGTTTTTCTTCCTCAGAAAATCGTTTTTATCTGAAACCGACTTTTAAAGTGGATGTGATGGACCAGTCAGTCAATACAAACGTGATTATTGACCACGTAAGCGGAAGTTTTGAAAATAATTATTTTAAAACAAATACAGATCCTGTAAAATATAGTCTGACCAATTTTGGAATTGAACCAAGTTTTGTGGTCAATGAAAACGACTGGACTTTAGAGTTAGGAGCAGGATTATATTATGCTTTGGATTCTGAAAATAGTGGGAACAAGTTTTATATCTATCCAAAAGTAAATGCTTCATATAAATTAGTTGGAGATTTAATGATCTTTTACACAGGAGTAAATGGAACCTTAACTCAGAATTCGTATGCCGATTTTGTAGCTGAAAATCCGTTTTTATCGCCAACATTAAATATGACACCATCAAGTACTCAATATAATGTTTTTGCTGGTTTAAAAGGGAAACTGGCTAACAACGTCAACTATAATCTGACAGGTTCTTACCTAAATGAAAAAAACAAAGCTTTGTTTAAAAGCAATGATTATACGGAAGATTTTTCAAACGAAAGTTATGCTTATGGAAATTCTTTTGGGGTTGTTTATGAAGACATCAGAACATTTCGTTTCTATGGAGAATTAAAAGCTGATTTCTCTGAAAATGTGACTTTTGGAGTCAACGGAACTTTTAATAGTTATAAAACGGATGAGCCTCTAGAAGCATGGAACCTGCCAACAATCAAGTTAGGTTCTAATCTTGACGTGAACATAACAAAACAATGGTATGCTGGTTTAAACGTTTTTTATGTAGGAGAGCGTAAGGATATGCAGTCAAATCTTGATTTAGTTACGGATCCGGCTGTAGTTACCTTGAAAGGCTATTTTGATGCCAATGCACATTTGGGATACAAATTTAGTGAACGTCTGACTTTCTTCTTAAAGCTGAATAACATTGGAAATCAGGCTTATGAAAAATGGCTAAATTATCCTGTTCAGGGATTCCAGGTGTTAGGTGGAGCGAACTACAAATTTGATTTCTAA
- a CDS encoding tetratricopeptide repeat protein, translating to MRKIFWFFLIPFVLFSAMVSAQKSAIYTYELKDFDKALALYNDKQYASAQHIFQNVKNEATTEEVKSDCAYYIANCAIRTNQANADELMERFVEDYPTSTKQNQAYIEVAHYFFEQGDYPKALQWFDRVDESYMSKSDLDKFNFQKGYSYFNAKKKKEATTYFNKVVNSPEFGSQAKYYLGFMAYEGDDYKEATKYFDEVSGEEKYKEKLSYFQADMNFKLGNFQKAIELGQAAMAKSNALEKSELNKIIGESYFNLKQYGKAIPYLEQYAGRKGKWNNTDFYQLGYAYYEQKDYEKAISQFNKIIEGKDFVAQNAYYHLGLAYLNTGKKQEALNAFKNASEMDFNAQIQEDAALNYAKLSYDIGNQYQTVPGILLDFLKKYPNNSSRSEVEKLLVDSYISTKNYKEALVLLEKNRTPENKLAYQKVLFYRGLELYNESNYTEALKMFNGAVKEQKNPEFTARATFWKAESEYVTDDFRNALLSYKQFAGLAAAKETDEYKNINYNIGYTYFKLKEYDQAGNSFQAQIDNAPGDKVRLNDSYLRLGDCRFVTSKYAQAMEAYGKAISAKGVDADYAQFQRAISYGFMSRNDKKIDELNNFLQMYKKSEYRDDVLFELANTYVADKKNDQAIKTYDQLISEYKNGSFTSKSILRQGLIYYNSDRDEQALTKFKKVAAEFPKTPEALEAVSTARLIYVDSGKVDEYATWVRTLDFVSVTDAELDNDTYDAAFKQYSQNNSKQAITGFSGYVSKFQSGLHSLEANFYLAQLLYAEGSETKSISNYQYVIGQPRNEFTEQSLNKLAQIFLKAKDCDKAIPVLVRLTEESDSAQNQNFAQANLMKCYYDKKDYNNSVVYADKVLQNAKADANVKADAQIIVARAAMQSGDEDKAKAAYAKLSTTSKGELAAEALYYDAYFKTKEGKFDASNVSVQKLAKNYSAYKYYGAKSLVLMAKNFYGLKDSYQATYILDNVINNFTDYPDVVEEAKTELNAIKLEESKTNSSINK from the coding sequence ATGCGTAAAATTTTCTGGTTCTTTTTAATACCATTCGTCCTTTTTTCGGCTATGGTTTCGGCACAAAAATCAGCCATATATACCTACGAATTAAAGGATTTTGATAAAGCACTGGCTTTATATAATGACAAACAATATGCTTCGGCCCAGCATATTTTTCAAAATGTGAAAAATGAGGCCACGACAGAAGAAGTTAAATCAGATTGTGCGTATTACATCGCCAATTGCGCGATAAGAACGAATCAGGCAAATGCTGATGAATTAATGGAAAGATTTGTTGAAGATTATCCAACAAGTACCAAGCAAAACCAGGCCTATATTGAGGTTGCGCATTATTTCTTTGAGCAGGGAGATTATCCAAAAGCACTGCAATGGTTTGACAGGGTTGATGAAAGTTACATGAGTAAATCTGATCTGGATAAATTTAATTTCCAAAAAGGATACAGTTATTTCAATGCCAAAAAGAAAAAAGAAGCCACAACATATTTTAATAAAGTCGTGAATTCTCCTGAATTTGGTTCGCAAGCCAAATATTATTTAGGTTTTATGGCTTATGAAGGCGATGATTACAAAGAAGCAACTAAATATTTTGATGAGGTTTCGGGCGAAGAAAAATACAAGGAAAAGCTATCCTATTTTCAGGCTGATATGAATTTTAAATTAGGAAATTTTCAAAAAGCAATCGAGCTGGGACAAGCGGCAATGGCGAAGTCGAATGCACTTGAAAAGTCTGAATTGAATAAAATTATTGGCGAAAGCTATTTCAATCTAAAACAATACGGTAAAGCGATTCCATATCTGGAGCAATACGCAGGACGAAAAGGAAAATGGAATAATACCGATTTCTACCAGTTAGGGTATGCGTATTACGAGCAAAAAGACTACGAAAAAGCGATTTCCCAATTCAATAAAATCATTGAAGGTAAAGATTTTGTAGCGCAGAACGCCTATTATCATTTAGGTTTGGCTTATCTGAATACAGGTAAAAAACAAGAAGCTTTAAATGCGTTTAAAAATGCTTCTGAAATGGATTTTAATGCTCAAATACAGGAAGATGCAGCTTTAAATTATGCTAAATTAAGCTATGATATCGGGAATCAATACCAAACTGTTCCGGGGATTTTGCTTGATTTCCTTAAAAAATATCCAAATAATTCAAGCCGTTCAGAAGTTGAAAAATTATTGGTGGATTCTTATATTTCAACTAAAAATTACAAAGAAGCTTTGGTTTTATTAGAAAAAAACAGAACTCCGGAAAATAAATTAGCGTACCAAAAAGTACTTTTTTACAGAGGTTTAGAATTATATAACGAGTCGAATTATACTGAAGCGTTAAAAATGTTCAATGGTGCTGTTAAAGAACAAAAGAACCCTGAATTTACAGCCCGTGCTACTTTCTGGAAAGCAGAGTCTGAGTATGTAACCGATGATTTTAGAAATGCATTATTGAGTTATAAACAGTTCGCAGGTTTAGCTGCGGCTAAAGAAACAGACGAATATAAAAACATTAATTATAATATTGGGTACACGTATTTTAAACTGAAAGAATACGATCAGGCAGGAAATTCATTTCAGGCTCAGATTGATAATGCTCCCGGTGATAAAGTTCGTTTAAACGATTCATATTTGCGTTTAGGAGATTGCCGATTTGTAACTTCAAAATATGCCCAGGCAATGGAGGCCTATGGAAAAGCAATCAGTGCAAAAGGTGTTGATGCGGATTATGCACAGTTTCAAAGAGCGATTTCTTATGGATTCATGTCCAGAAATGACAAGAAAATTGACGAGTTAAATAATTTTCTTCAGATGTATAAAAAATCCGAATATCGTGATGATGTTTTGTTCGAATTAGCAAATACGTATGTGGCTGATAAAAAGAACGATCAGGCTATTAAAACTTATGATCAGCTGATTTCAGAATATAAAAACGGGTCGTTTACTTCAAAATCAATTTTAAGACAAGGTTTGATTTATTACAATTCAGATCGCGACGAACAGGCTTTGACAAAATTCAAAAAAGTAGCTGCTGAATTCCCAAAAACTCCCGAGGCTTTGGAAGCAGTTTCTACAGCGAGATTAATTTATGTTGATTCCGGAAAAGTAGATGAATATGCAACATGGGTTCGAACGCTGGATTTTGTTTCAGTTACAGATGCCGAGCTAGACAATGATACTTATGATGCTGCTTTCAAGCAATACAGTCAAAACAATAGTAAACAGGCAATTACCGGTTTTTCAGGTTATGTAAGCAAATTTCAATCAGGACTACATTCATTAGAAGCTAATTTTTATCTGGCACAATTGCTTTATGCAGAAGGCTCAGAAACAAAGTCAATTTCAAATTATCAATATGTAATAGGACAGCCGAGAAATGAATTTACGGAACAATCACTAAATAAACTGGCTCAGATTTTCCTGAAAGCAAAAGATTGCGATAAAGCAATTCCGGTTTTAGTTCGCTTAACCGAAGAATCTGATTCTGCTCAGAATCAGAATTTTGCTCAGGCTAATTTGATGAAATGTTATTATGATAAAAAAGATTATAATAATTCGGTTGTGTATGCTGATAAAGTTTTACAAAATGCAAAAGCAGATGCTAACGTAAAAGCAGATGCACAAATTATAGTGGCAAGGGCAGCAATGCAAAGCGGAGATGAAGATAAAGCAAAAGCAGCTTATGCGAAATTATCAACAACATCAAAAGGAGAATTAGCAGCAGAGGCTTTGTATTATGACGCTTATTTTAAAACAAAAGAAGGCAAATTTGATGCTTCGAATGTATCAGTTCAGAAATTAGCAAAAAACTATTCGGCATACAAATATTATGGAGCGAAGAGTTTGGTTCTAATGGCGAAAAACTTTTACGGATTAAAAGACAGCTATCAGGCAACGTATATTCTGGATAACGTAATCAATAATTTTACAGATTATCCGGATGTGGTTGAAGAAGCGAAAACAGAGCTAAACGCAATCAAACTGGAAGAGTCTAAAACGAATTCGTCTATCAACAAATAA
- a CDS encoding DUF2911 domain-containing protein, protein MKRSTIITTIAIAFTMLLSLNANAQKFPDLDKSPMDAAAYPNDYKEAAKIVKITYSRPQLKGRALSELVPEGKVWRTGANEAPEITFYKDMKLGDKKIKAGSYTLFTLPEKDNITIIISKDLNVWGSYSYKEANDVARLKVPVTQATDSLEAFSMVFTKGDKGVVLNLGWDKLRVAIPFTE, encoded by the coding sequence ATGAAAAGATCTACAATTATTACCACAATTGCAATTGCATTTACAATGCTTTTATCTTTAAATGCCAATGCTCAAAAATTTCCTGACTTAGACAAAAGTCCAATGGATGCAGCAGCTTACCCTAACGATTATAAAGAAGCTGCGAAAATTGTAAAAATTACTTACAGCAGACCACAACTAAAAGGGCGTGCATTAAGCGAACTTGTTCCAGAAGGAAAAGTATGGCGAACTGGAGCAAATGAGGCACCAGAAATCACTTTCTATAAGGACATGAAATTAGGAGATAAAAAGATAAAAGCAGGTAGTTATACTTTATTTACCCTTCCTGAAAAAGACAATATCACTATTATAATCAGTAAAGATTTAAATGTTTGGGGATCTTATTCTTATAAAGAAGCAAACGATGTAGCCAGATTGAAAGTTCCTGTAACACAAGCTACAGATTCTTTAGAAGCTTTCTCAATGGTTTTTACAAAAGGTGATAAAGGAGTTGTTTTAAACTTAGGCTGGGATAAATTAAGAGTTGCTATTCCTTTTACGGAATAA
- the asnB gene encoding asparagine synthase B: MCGIVCAFDLKQKAETLRPQVLEMSKIIRHRGPDWSGIYSNDKAILSHERLAIVDPASGKQPLFTEDKKLVLAANGEIYNHRELRKQFAGKYNFQTESDCEVILALYKEKGPHFVDEMNGIFGFAIYDVDKDEYFIARDHMGIIPLYIGWDQNGTFYVASELKALEGYCTKIELFPPGHYMTSKDGEFVQWYKRDWTEYDAVKDNETSIPAIKEALEAAVHRQLMSDVPYGVLLSGGLDSSITSAVAKKFAQKRIESDDTTDAWYPQLHSFSVGLEGSPDLAAARKVADHIGTIHHEIKFTIQEGLDAVRDVIYNLETYDVTTVRASTPMWLMARVIKSMGIKMVLSGEGADELFGGYLYFHKAPNAREFHEENVRKLGKLHMYDCLRANKSLAAWGIEGRVPFLDKEFMDVAMRINPQDKMINKEHPMEKWVVRKAFEDMLPESVAWRQKEQFSDGVGYSWIDTLKEVVAREVSDEQLANARFKFPLQTPTSKEEYYYRSIFTEHFPSDAAALCVPQEASVACSTKIALEWDEAFKNMNDPSGRAVASVHDDAYQKS, from the coding sequence ATGTGTGGAATTGTATGTGCCTTTGACTTAAAGCAAAAAGCCGAAACCTTAAGACCTCAAGTATTAGAAATGTCTAAAATCATTCGTCACCGCGGACCGGACTGGAGCGGAATTTACAGTAATGACAAAGCAATTCTTTCTCATGAGCGTTTGGCAATTGTTGATCCGGCTTCTGGAAAACAACCATTGTTTACAGAAGACAAAAAACTGGTTTTAGCTGCAAATGGCGAAATCTACAACCACAGAGAGCTTCGTAAACAATTTGCAGGAAAATATAACTTTCAGACTGAAAGTGACTGCGAAGTTATTTTGGCTCTTTACAAAGAAAAAGGACCTCATTTTGTTGATGAAATGAACGGAATCTTCGGATTTGCAATTTATGATGTTGATAAGGATGAGTATTTCATTGCTCGTGACCACATGGGAATTATTCCATTATACATTGGTTGGGATCAAAACGGGACTTTCTATGTTGCTTCAGAATTGAAAGCTTTAGAAGGATATTGTACAAAAATCGAGTTATTCCCTCCAGGACATTATATGACTAGTAAGGACGGTGAATTTGTGCAATGGTACAAAAGAGACTGGACAGAATATGATGCTGTAAAAGATAACGAAACTAGTATTCCTGCGATTAAAGAAGCGTTGGAAGCTGCGGTTCACAGACAATTGATGAGTGATGTTCCTTACGGAGTTTTACTTTCAGGCGGTTTAGATTCTTCTATTACATCGGCTGTAGCCAAAAAATTTGCGCAAAAACGTATTGAGTCTGATGATACTACTGATGCCTGGTACCCACAATTGCACTCTTTCTCAGTTGGTCTGGAGGGTTCTCCTGATTTAGCTGCAGCAAGAAAAGTAGCAGATCATATCGGAACCATTCACCACGAAATTAAATTTACAATTCAGGAAGGTTTAGATGCTGTTCGCGATGTAATTTATAACCTTGAAACGTATGATGTAACGACAGTAAGAGCTTCCACTCCAATGTGGTTAATGGCGAGAGTTATCAAATCAATGGGAATCAAAATGGTGCTTTCAGGAGAAGGTGCGGATGAGTTATTTGGAGGTTATTTATATTTCCATAAAGCGCCAAACGCAAGAGAATTTCACGAAGAAAACGTTCGTAAATTAGGTAAACTTCATATGTATGACTGTTTACGTGCTAACAAAAGTTTAGCTGCCTGGGGAATCGAAGGGCGTGTGCCTTTCTTAGATAAAGAATTTATGGATGTTGCTATGCGGATCAACCCACAGGATAAAATGATCAACAAAGAGCACCCGATGGAAAAATGGGTAGTTCGTAAAGCTTTTGAAGACATGCTTCCTGAAAGTGTTGCATGGAGACAAAAAGAACAATTTTCTGATGGGGTAGGATACAGCTGGATCGATACTTTGAAAGAAGTAGTTGCAAGAGAGGTTTCAGATGAGCAATTAGCAAACGCGAGATTCAAATTTCCGTTACAGACTCCAACTTCAAAAGAAGAGTATTATTATCGTTCTATTTTTACAGAACACTTTCCAAGTGATGCAGCGGCATTATGCGTTCCTCAGGAAGCGAGTGTGGCTTGTAGTACAAAAATTGCTTTGGAGTGGGATGAAGCTTTCAAAAACATGAATGATCCTTCTGGAAGAGCGGTTGCGAGTGTACATGATGATGCATATCAAAAATCATAA